One Paenibacillus riograndensis SBR5 DNA segment encodes these proteins:
- a CDS encoding DUF5665 domain-containing protein — MKQGRSVHVNAHGPDQPPADFRGISGDPGEIPPEEKLNAVYRLTTGLVQQMEKARIAEYTQLLNSPWRLVWLNVLSGTARGLGIALGFTFFAATIIYVLQVLGALNLPIIGDYIADIVRIVQHQLELKTF, encoded by the coding sequence ATGAAGCAGGGGCGTTCTGTGCACGTGAATGCACATGGTCCGGACCAGCCTCCTGCAGATTTCCGCGGCATTAGCGGTGATCCTGGCGAAATTCCGCCGGAAGAAAAGCTGAATGCGGTCTACCGGCTGACAACCGGGCTGGTCCAGCAGATGGAGAAAGCGCGGATCGCCGAATATACGCAGCTCCTGAACTCACCCTGGCGTCTGGTTTGGCTGAATGTCCTGTCGGGAACGGCGCGGGGATTGGGGATTGCGCTGGGCTTTACTTTTTTTGCCGCAACGATCATTTATGTGCTTCAGGTTCTTGGGGCGCTCAATCTGCCGATCATCGGCGATTACATTGCAGACATTGTGCGGATTGTACAACATCAACTGGAGCTGAAGACTTTTTAA